The Vespula vulgaris chromosome 17, iyVesVulg1.1, whole genome shotgun sequence genome includes a window with the following:
- the LOC127069890 gene encoding protein pygopus: MSHNIAGMPPFARMPLGGMGMGVSMGPSAPHPETSAHPHPPPPPPAGANPKKKRRTNASVAQPPPQQPPTAQDLLPPPLTGYGDTIVASNPFDDTPPQTTQSPMMHGGPPHMHPHHPHHMGGPPMRGMSPLTSIGGMSPMMPHNMGSMSPMGNSPMTNHMNHMGGMSPMNHTPIGGISPMNNMGPNMPPGPMNTMNNHMNMSHMGNSQLSGPPMGSPMNNMNSGPMGSPMNNMGHSMGSPMGGPLGSPMNTMGGSNHMPNGPMNMNNMNSHIPPNSPLNGPSINNVNVNSPLGHNGSQPHPNHMGNNLSNIGRPMNGPMTTMSSMVSNNMNMSGPSQMNNINMGGPPMNNMSNMNMSHHNQMGHMPGPMGTISSNIGGGPPMGHAINMGGSMPPHGFQGPPGMGPKPMPVSAGKIYPPDQAMVFNPQNPNAPPIYPCGVCHKEVHDNDQAIPCESGCNFWFHRGCTGLSETAFQLLTAEIYAEWVCDKCLQSKSIPLVKFKP; the protein is encoded by the exons ATGAGCCACAATATTGCAGGCATGCCACCCTTCGCGAGGATGCCTTTGGGGGGTATGGGAATGGGTGTGAGCATGGGTCCTAGTGCCCCGCATCCTGAAACTTCTGCTCACCCCCATCCTCCGCCGCCACCACCTGCCGGTGCCAATCCTAAGAAAAAAAGGCGTACCAATGCCAGCGTAGCACAGCCACCCCCGCAACAACCTCCAACTGCGCAG GATTTACTACCTCCACCATTAACCGGTTATGGGGACACGATAGTCGCGAGTAATCCATTCGACGATACGCCCCCTCAAACCACTCAAAGTCCCATGATGCACGGCGGTCCACCACATATGCATCCTCATCATCCTCATCATATGGGTGGACCGCCGATGCGTGGTATGAGTCCTCTTACTTCTATTGGCGGTATGAGTCCTATGATGCCACATAATATGGGTAGTATGAGCCCGATGGGAAATTCACCTATGACAAATCACATGAACCACATGGGTGGGATGTCTCCTATGAATCATACGCCTATAGGCGGTATAAGTCCTATGAACAATATGGGACCGAACATGCCGCCTGGCCCAATGAATACGATGAATAATCATATGAATATGAGTCATATGGGAAATTCTCAATTAAGCGGTCCACCTATGGGCAGTCCGATGAATAACATGAACAGTGGACCCATGGGTAGTCCTATGAATAATATGGGACACAGTATGGGAAGTCCTATGGGTGGTCCGTTAGGATCACCCATGAACACCATGGGTGGATCGAATCATATGCCAAACGGACCGATGAACATGAACAATATGAATAGCCATATACCACCTAATAGTCCTTTAAACGGTCCCTCTATAAACAACGTCAATGTCAACAGTCCGTTAGGACATAATGGATCTCAACCACATCCGAATCATATGGGAAATAATCTTAGTAATATAGGAAGACCTATGAACGGTCCTATGACTACCATGAGCTCCATGGTCTCGAATAACATGAACATGAGTGGGCCGAGTCAAATGAACAATATCAATATGGGTGGTCCTCCGATGAACAACATGTCCAATATGAATATGAGCCATCATAATCAAATGGGACACATGCCAGGACCAATGGGTACGATTTCCAGCAATATAGGAGGTGGTCCACCTATGGGTCATGCCATAAATATGGGAGGATCTATGCCACCTCACGGATTTCAAGGTCCACCAGGAATGGGTCCAAAACCGATGCCTGTTTCTGCAGGAAAA ATTTATCCTCCGGATCAAGCTATGGTATTTAACCCACAAAATCCTAATGCGCCACCGATTTATCCTTGTGGAGTTTGCCATAAAGAGGTGCACGATAACGATCAAGCAATTCCTTGTGAATCTGGTTGTAATTTTTGGTTTCATAG GGGATGCACAGGATTGTCGGAGACAGCCTTTCAACTATTAACTGCAGAAATTTATGCCGAGTGGGTGTGTGATAAGTGCTTGCAATCGAAAAGCATACCTTTGGTTAAGTTTAAACCATAA
- the LOC127069908 gene encoding ejaculatory bulb-specific protein 3-like, with product MGLTIKIILLSICILISNAESNDEQQSGRSRVSEDQLNMALSDQRYLRRQLKCALGEAPCDPVGRRLKSLAPLVLRGSCPQCTPEETRQIKKVLSHIQRSFPKEWSKVVQQYAGVS from the exons ATGGGCTTGACAATCAAG ATTATCTTACTTTCCATATGTATATTGATCTCTAACGCGGAATCAAACGACGAACAACAGTCTGGAAGATCTCGTGTCTCTGAAGATCAATTGAACATGGCTTTGAGCGACCAACGTTACTTGAGAAGACAACTGAAGTGTGCTTTGGGCGAGGCACCCTGCGATCCTGTTGGAAGACGCTTgaaaa GTTTGGCACCACTGGTTTTGAGAGGTTCTTGTCCACAGTGTACCCCAGAGGAGACGCGTCAAATCAAAAAGGTCCTTTCTCACATTCAAAGATCCTTCCCGAAGGAATGGTCGAAGGTTGTACAACAATACGCTGGCGTCTCGTAG